One Chlamydiales bacterium genomic window, CAGGATGAAATTAAAGAACGCCTTGATGTTTTCATAGGAGCGGCAAAAAAACGTTTTGAAACACTTGGCCATTGCCTTCTTGCTGGCCCTCCTGGTCTTGGGAAAACAACCCTTGCTAATATTATTGCTAAAACGATGGGTGGCTCTTTAATTGTGACCTCAGGACCTACCCTTGAGAAGGCAGCTGATCTCGCTGGGCTTTTAACTAATCTTCAAGAAGGAGATCTTCTATTTATTGATGAGATTCATCGGATGCCAAGATCTATTGAAGAGTATCTTTATTCTGCGATGGAAGATTATTTACTTGATCTTATGATTGATAGTGGACCAAACGCTCGTTCGGTACGGGTAAAGCTCAATAGATTCACTCTTGTAGGAGCTACAACTCGTGCTGGTTTAATCACAGCTCCCATGCGTTCTCGGTTTGCATTTACTTGCCGTCTGGATTATTATCCTCCAGGTGTTCTCGAAAAAATTTTAGCTCGTACTGGGAGGTTGCTTAATCTTGAAATTGATCAAGAAGGATTATCTGAAATTAGCCATCGAGCTCGAGGAACCCCTCGGATTGCAAATAGTCTTCTTCGTTGGGTACGAGATTTTGCTCAAATGCGTGCGGATGGTCATCCAGTGAATAAAGAAATTGTGCATAATGCACTTAAATTATTAGCTATTGATGAAAAAGGGCTTGATGAGATAGATACTAGGATTCTTACAGTCTTAATTAATCACTATGGAGGGGGACCGGTTGGCCTCAATACACTTGCTTTAGC contains:
- the ruvB gene encoding Holliday junction branch migration DNA helicase RuvB; this encodes MEKEKNFTKSTFVVEDHNFEVPLRPQSLEEFLGQDEIKERLDVFIGAAKKRFETLGHCLLAGPPGLGKTTLANIIAKTMGGSLIVTSGPTLEKAADLAGLLTNLQEGDLLFIDEIHRMPRSIEEYLYSAMEDYLLDLMIDSGPNARSVRVKLNRFTLVGATTRAGLITAPMRSRFAFTCRLDYYPPGVLEKILARTGRLLNLEIDQEGLSEISHRARGTPRIANSLLRWVRDFAQMRADGHPVNKEIVHNALKLLAIDEKGLDEIDTRILTVLINHYGGGPVGLNTLALAIGEEGKTVEEVYEPFLILQGYLKRTPRGRVATNRAYLHLGKKRK